The Chloroflexota bacterium region CTCATCAAGCCCGAGCATTTCCTTGATGTTATTTATCAGCTGAAGCAGTCTCAGGCCGCTGTCCGAAACCTGGTAGGTCACGGAGGGGTTGCCCATCTTCATCTTGTCGATATAGCCGTTAGCCACAAGGTAGCCGAGATACTTCTGTATCTGACTATAGCTCATATTGGCGCTGTACATGATTTCCGTTTTGCCCGCGCCATTCTCGCCTATTTTTAGCATATCGGCAATGATTTCAATATCAGAGCGCCGCCGATTTACCCTCACCATTATCCTCCCCTACTTTATTAGGTAGGACTATTGTACTAATCATTTCGCCATTTGTCAATAGCATGGAAAAAATGAGGGTATCTGCAACTCATGTCACGCTCAACGAAT contains the following coding sequences:
- a CDS encoding winged helix-turn-helix domain-containing protein translates to MRVNRRRSDIEIIADMLKIGENGAGKTEIMYSANMSYSQIQKYLGYLVANGYIDKMKMGNPSVTYQVSDSGLRLLQLINNIKEMLGLDEDYSL